In the genome of Takifugu rubripes chromosome 18, fTakRub1.2, whole genome shotgun sequence, one region contains:
- the grip1 gene encoding glutamate receptor-interacting protein 1 isoform X5, producing MPGWKKNIPACLQPDQEGDEGPYSKHSAGSRTPDGALAIRRQSIPDEFRGCSVVELVKKEGTTLGLTVSGGIDKDGKPRVSNLRQGGIAARSDQLNVGDYIRAVNGINLAKFRHDEIISLLKNVGERVVLEVEYELPPVSVQGSGVIFKNVEVTLHREGNSFGFVIRGGAHEDRNKSRPIVITNIRPGGPADREGTIKPGDRLLSIDGIRLHGSTLAEAMSILKQCGQEATLLLEYDVSVMDSVATASGPLLVEVAKATGSSLGIALSTSMFCNKQVIVIDKVKPASIADRCGALHAGDHILSVDGKSMEFCSLAEATQLLSAACQTVRMEILPQHQARPALNAPQHVKVQRSPRTLPWETGGSAPVLPPYHYNTYHPDQSAARSHNRHPNNPSLSHSYSPGSMSAYSLSSLNMSTLPRNMYPTSPRGTLMKKKSKKKDFKSCSSLASSTVGLAGQVVHTETTEVMLLGDGIMGFGLQLQGGVFATETLSSPPLIAYIDPDSPAERCGILQIGDRILSINGVPTEDSTLEETNQLLRDSSITAQLTLEIEFDVAESVIPSSGTFHVKLPKKPGVELGITISSPSNRKPGDPLIISDIKKGSVAHRTGTLELGDKLLAIDNIRVENCSMEEAVQILQQCEELVKLKIQKDEDNSDEQEVSGSIIYTVELQRYGGPLGITISGTEEPFDPIIISSLTKGGLAERTGAIHVGDRILAINSSSLKGKPLSEAISLLQQAGETVTLKIKKQGELTSPKSCVIGQSLGPGAGHEHQDGREESVVTVPPLSSQRPFSTLPSVDSAVESWDGSNMDSSFTSPAPPFQSSPYSFHEWCNAKVTNSQSSSFTRPRANPLSDLGLGDDDWDRPPLGGVCNLPSGLISDSRFTVGHDGTEPDQEENFWSQALEDLETCGQSGILRELEESGQEMHLHTLATIMSGSSLSLNHDPTPPRSTLGRQASFQERSNSKPQVSARSNTLPSDPQRRAFAMRKMRQEVNDILNQNPVELHKLTLEKASDLEDFGFSVSDGLLDRGVYVSNIRPGGPAEQGGLQAYDRILQINHVRTRDFDCCLVVPLIAESPNRLELVISRNPASSPSLLTNHTEGTANNSHSPQSISCDLGPSELPIGHAEDGVPIKWSQPGDVLMVGQVTNKSL from the exons ATGAAGGCCCGTACAGCAAACACTCAGCCGGGTCCAGAACCCCAGATGGAGCCCTGGCCATCAGGAGGCAGAGTATACCAG ATGAGTTTCGGGGGTGTTCAGTGGTGGAGCTGGTGAAGAAGGAGGGTACGACACTGGGGCTGACGGTGTCCGGAGGCATTGACAAGGACGGGAAACCGCGAGTTTCAAACCTGCGGCAGGGAGGCATCGCAGCCAG GAGCGACCAGCTGAACGTGGGCGACTACATCCGCGCCGTGAACGGAATCAACCTGGCGAAGTTCAGGCACGACGAGATCATCAGCCTGCTGAAGAACGTGGGAGAACgagtggtcctggaggtggagtACGAGCTGCCACCTGTGT CCGTGCAAGGGTCAGGGGTCATATTCAAGAATGTCGAAGTCACGCTGCACAGAGAGGGAAACAGTTTTGGCTTCGTCATCAGAG gcgGCGCTCATGAAGACAGGAACAAGTCTCGTCCCATTGTCATTACAAACATTAGGCCGGGCGGTCCAGCTGACCG AGAAGGAACGATCAAGCCGGGTGATCGATTGTTGAGCATCGATGGGATCCGTCTCCATGGCAGCACGCTGGCAGAGGCGATGAGTATTCTGAAGCAGTGTGGGCAGGAAGCCACGCTGTTGCTCGAGTACGACGTTTCCGTCATGG ATTCGGTTGCCACGGCATCGGGGCCATTGTTGGTGGAGGTTGCCAAGGCGACAGGCTCCAGCCTGGGCATCGCTCTGTCTACATCCATGTTCTGCAACAAACAGGTGATTGTCATCGACAAGGTGAAACCAGCCAGCATCGCAGACAG gtgtGGTGCTCTTCATGCTGGAGATCATATCCTCTCCGTTGATGGGAAGTCAATGGAGTTTTGCTCACTGGCTGAAGCCACTCAGCTGCTGTCGGCCGCCTGTCAGACAGTGCGCATGGAGATCCTGCCCCAGCACCAGGCCCGACCAGCGTTGAACGCACCACAGCATG TCAAGGTACAGCGTAGTCCCCGGACCCTCCCCTGGGAGACCGGAGGCTCCGcgcctgtcctccccccctaCCACTACAACACGTACCACCCTGACCAATCAGCTGCCAGATCGCACAACCGCCATCCCAACAACCCTT cgCTCAGCCACTCATACTCTCCTGGCTCCATGTCAGCCTATAGTCTCTCCTCCCTCAACATGAGCACACTGCCCAGGAACATGTATCCCACAAGTCCACGAGGCacactgatgaagaagaagtccaagaagaaggacttcAAAAGTTGCT CGTCTCTTGCCTCCTCCACTGTGGGTCTTGCCGGTCAGGTTGTTCACACTGAGACCACCGAAGTGATGTTGCTGGGTGACGGCATCATGGGGTTcggcctgcagctgcaggggggAGTTTTTGCCACGGAAACTCTCTCCTCACCGCCGCTCATCGCATATATCGATCCCGACAGCCCCGCTGAGCG gtgtGGAATCCTGCAGATTGGTGACAGGATTCTGTCAATAAATGGAGTTCCTACTGAAGATTCAACTCTGGAAGAAACCAATCAGCTGCTCAGAGACTCGTCCATCACAGCCCAGCTCACACTTGAGATTGAATTCGATGtggcag AATCAGTCATCCCCAGTTCTGGGACGTTTCATGTAAAGCTTCCAAAGAAACCAGGAGTGGAGCTGGGAATCACAATCAGCT CTCCATCTAACAGGAAACCAGGTGATCCACTGATCATCTCTGACATCAAAAAAGGCAGCGTGGCTCACAG GACGGGAACGTTGGAActgggggacaagctgctgGCCATCGATAACATCCGTGTGGAAAACTGCTCCATGGAGGAGGCCGTTCAGATCCTGCAGCAGTGTGAGGAGCTGGTGAAACTCAAGATCCAAAAAGATGAAGACAACTCAG ATGAACAGGAAGTATCAGGCAGCATCATCTATactgtggagctgcagaggtaTGGAGGCCCACTGGGAATCACCATCTCAGGCACCGAGGAGCCCTTTGACCCCATCATCATCTCATCGCTGACCAAGGGGGGGCTGGCAGAgag GACTGGTGCCATCCACGTGGGTGATCGTATCTTAgccatcaacagcagcagcctgaagggGAAACCTCTGAGCGAAGCCATCAGTCTGCTGCAGCAGGCGGGCGAGACAGTCACCCTGAAGATCAAGAAGCAGGGAGAAC TGACCAGTCCAAAGTCCTGTGTGATTGGACAAAGCCTAGGCCCAGGCGCGGGGCACGAGCACCAGGATGGGAGGGAGGAGTCTGTCGTCACAGTCCCGCCTCTCTCCAGCCAGAGACCCTTCAGCACGCTGCCGTCGGTGGACAGCGCCGTGGAATCGTGGGACGGATCCAACAtggacagcagcttcaccagcCCGG ctccaCCCTTTCAGTCATCTCCATACAGTTTCCATGAGTGGTGCAACGCCAAGGTGACCAACAGCCAATCATCTTCTTTCACTCGCCCGAGAGCCAATCCCCTATCGGACCTGGGACTGGGTGATGATGACTGGGACCGCCCCCCGCTCGGAGG AGTCTGTAACCTCCCCAGCGGTTTAATCTCTGACAGCAG GTTCACTGTGGGACACGATGGGACAGAACCAGACCAGGAGGAGAACTTCTGGTCTCAGGCTCTGGAGGACTTGGAAACGTGCGGCCAGAGCGGCATCCTCAGGGAGCTGGAG GAGTCTGGACAGGAAATGCACCTCCACACTCTG GCAACCATTATGTCAGGTTCCAGCCTCAGTCTGAACCAcgaccccacccccccacgcaGCACACTGGGCCGACAGGCGAGCTTCCAGGAACGTAGCAACTCCAAACCGCAG GTGTCGGCGCGTTCCAACACCTTACCATCTGATCCTCAACGTCGTGCATTCGccatgaggaagatgaggcaGGAAGTCAATGACATCCTGAACCAGAACCCCGTGGAGCTCCACAAG ctgacTCTAGAGAAGGCCTCAGATCTGGAAGACTTTGGTTTTAGTGTCTCTGATGGTTTGTTGGATCGCGGTGTCTATGTTAGCAACATCCGTCCAGGAGGCCCAGCGGAGCAGGGTGGCCTCCAAGCCTACGACCGAATATTGCAG ATTAACCACGTCCGGACCAGAGACTTTGACTGCTGCCTTGTGGTTCCACTGATCGCAGAGTCTCCAAACCGCCTGGAGCTTGTCATCAGCCGAAACCCcgcctcctccccttccctgcTGACCAATCACACTGAAGGCACCGCCAACAACAGCCACTCCCCCCAGTCAATCAGCTGTGACCTCGGACCGTCTGAGCTCCCTATTGGACATGCAGAAGATGGCGTTCCAATCAAGTGGAGCCAACCTGGAGATGTGCTGATGGTGGGTCAGGTGACAAATAAGTCCTTATAG
- the grip1 gene encoding glutamate receptor-interacting protein 1 isoform X4 — MERFMALLRLLGRRRRGRRYRADDDYQEGYEDVYYYTSKYNTHLLNEGPYSKHSAGSRTPDGALAIRRQSIPDEFRGCSVVELVKKEGTTLGLTVSGGIDKDGKPRVSNLRQGGIAARSDQLNVGDYIRAVNGINLAKFRHDEIISLLKNVGERVVLEVEYELPPVSVQGSGVIFKNVEVTLHREGNSFGFVIRGGAHEDRNKSRPIVITNIRPGGPADREGTIKPGDRLLSIDGIRLHGSTLAEAMSILKQCGQEATLLLEYDVSVMDSVATASGPLLVEVAKATGSSLGIALSTSMFCNKQVIVIDKVKPASIADRCGALHAGDHILSVDGKSMEFCSLAEATQLLSAACQTVRMEILPQHQARPALNAPQHVKVQRSPRTLPWETGGSAPVLPPYHYNTYHPDQSAARSHNRHPNNPSLSHSYSPGSMSAYSLSSLNMSTLPRNMYPTSPRGTLMKKKSKKKDFKSCSSLASSTVGLAGQVVHTETTEVMLLGDGIMGFGLQLQGGVFATETLSSPPLIAYIDPDSPAERCGILQIGDRILSINGVPTEDSTLEETNQLLRDSSITAQLTLEIEFDVAESVIPSSGTFHVKLPKKPGVELGITISSPSNRKPGDPLIISDIKKGSVAHRTGTLELGDKLLAIDNIRVENCSMEEAVQILQQCEELVKLKIQKDEDNSDEQEVSGSIIYTVELQRYGGPLGITISGTEEPFDPIIISSLTKGGLAERTGAIHVGDRILAINSSSLKGKPLSEAISLLQQAGETVTLKIKKQGELTSPKSCVIGQSLGPGAGHEHQDGREESVVTVPPLSSQRPFSTLPSVDSAVESWDGSNMDSSFTSPAPPFQSSPYSFHEWCNAKVTNSQSSSFTRPRANPLSDLGLGDDDWDRPPLGGFTVGHDGTEPDQEENFWSQALEDLETCGQSGILRELEATIMSGSSLSLNHDPTPPRSTLGRQASFQERSNSKPQVSARSNTLPSDPQRRAFAMRKMRQEVNDILNQNPVELHKLTLEKASDLEDFGFSVSDGLLDRGVYVSNIRPGGPAEQGGLQAYDRILQINHVRTRDFDCCLVVPLIAESPNRLELVISRNPASSPSLLTNHTEGTANNSHSPQSISCDLGPSELPIGHAEDGVPIKWSQPGDVLMVGQVTNKSL, encoded by the exons ATGAAGGCCCGTACAGCAAACACTCAGCCGGGTCCAGAACCCCAGATGGAGCCCTGGCCATCAGGAGGCAGAGTATACCAG ATGAGTTTCGGGGGTGTTCAGTGGTGGAGCTGGTGAAGAAGGAGGGTACGACACTGGGGCTGACGGTGTCCGGAGGCATTGACAAGGACGGGAAACCGCGAGTTTCAAACCTGCGGCAGGGAGGCATCGCAGCCAG GAGCGACCAGCTGAACGTGGGCGACTACATCCGCGCCGTGAACGGAATCAACCTGGCGAAGTTCAGGCACGACGAGATCATCAGCCTGCTGAAGAACGTGGGAGAACgagtggtcctggaggtggagtACGAGCTGCCACCTGTGT CCGTGCAAGGGTCAGGGGTCATATTCAAGAATGTCGAAGTCACGCTGCACAGAGAGGGAAACAGTTTTGGCTTCGTCATCAGAG gcgGCGCTCATGAAGACAGGAACAAGTCTCGTCCCATTGTCATTACAAACATTAGGCCGGGCGGTCCAGCTGACCG AGAAGGAACGATCAAGCCGGGTGATCGATTGTTGAGCATCGATGGGATCCGTCTCCATGGCAGCACGCTGGCAGAGGCGATGAGTATTCTGAAGCAGTGTGGGCAGGAAGCCACGCTGTTGCTCGAGTACGACGTTTCCGTCATGG ATTCGGTTGCCACGGCATCGGGGCCATTGTTGGTGGAGGTTGCCAAGGCGACAGGCTCCAGCCTGGGCATCGCTCTGTCTACATCCATGTTCTGCAACAAACAGGTGATTGTCATCGACAAGGTGAAACCAGCCAGCATCGCAGACAG gtgtGGTGCTCTTCATGCTGGAGATCATATCCTCTCCGTTGATGGGAAGTCAATGGAGTTTTGCTCACTGGCTGAAGCCACTCAGCTGCTGTCGGCCGCCTGTCAGACAGTGCGCATGGAGATCCTGCCCCAGCACCAGGCCCGACCAGCGTTGAACGCACCACAGCATG TCAAGGTACAGCGTAGTCCCCGGACCCTCCCCTGGGAGACCGGAGGCTCCGcgcctgtcctccccccctaCCACTACAACACGTACCACCCTGACCAATCAGCTGCCAGATCGCACAACCGCCATCCCAACAACCCTT cgCTCAGCCACTCATACTCTCCTGGCTCCATGTCAGCCTATAGTCTCTCCTCCCTCAACATGAGCACACTGCCCAGGAACATGTATCCCACAAGTCCACGAGGCacactgatgaagaagaagtccaagaagaaggacttcAAAAGTTGCT CGTCTCTTGCCTCCTCCACTGTGGGTCTTGCCGGTCAGGTTGTTCACACTGAGACCACCGAAGTGATGTTGCTGGGTGACGGCATCATGGGGTTcggcctgcagctgcaggggggAGTTTTTGCCACGGAAACTCTCTCCTCACCGCCGCTCATCGCATATATCGATCCCGACAGCCCCGCTGAGCG gtgtGGAATCCTGCAGATTGGTGACAGGATTCTGTCAATAAATGGAGTTCCTACTGAAGATTCAACTCTGGAAGAAACCAATCAGCTGCTCAGAGACTCGTCCATCACAGCCCAGCTCACACTTGAGATTGAATTCGATGtggcag AATCAGTCATCCCCAGTTCTGGGACGTTTCATGTAAAGCTTCCAAAGAAACCAGGAGTGGAGCTGGGAATCACAATCAGCT CTCCATCTAACAGGAAACCAGGTGATCCACTGATCATCTCTGACATCAAAAAAGGCAGCGTGGCTCACAG GACGGGAACGTTGGAActgggggacaagctgctgGCCATCGATAACATCCGTGTGGAAAACTGCTCCATGGAGGAGGCCGTTCAGATCCTGCAGCAGTGTGAGGAGCTGGTGAAACTCAAGATCCAAAAAGATGAAGACAACTCAG ATGAACAGGAAGTATCAGGCAGCATCATCTATactgtggagctgcagaggtaTGGAGGCCCACTGGGAATCACCATCTCAGGCACCGAGGAGCCCTTTGACCCCATCATCATCTCATCGCTGACCAAGGGGGGGCTGGCAGAgag GACTGGTGCCATCCACGTGGGTGATCGTATCTTAgccatcaacagcagcagcctgaagggGAAACCTCTGAGCGAAGCCATCAGTCTGCTGCAGCAGGCGGGCGAGACAGTCACCCTGAAGATCAAGAAGCAGGGAGAAC TGACCAGTCCAAAGTCCTGTGTGATTGGACAAAGCCTAGGCCCAGGCGCGGGGCACGAGCACCAGGATGGGAGGGAGGAGTCTGTCGTCACAGTCCCGCCTCTCTCCAGCCAGAGACCCTTCAGCACGCTGCCGTCGGTGGACAGCGCCGTGGAATCGTGGGACGGATCCAACAtggacagcagcttcaccagcCCGG ctccaCCCTTTCAGTCATCTCCATACAGTTTCCATGAGTGGTGCAACGCCAAGGTGACCAACAGCCAATCATCTTCTTTCACTCGCCCGAGAGCCAATCCCCTATCGGACCTGGGACTGGGTGATGATGACTGGGACCGCCCCCCGCTCGGAGG GTTCACTGTGGGACACGATGGGACAGAACCAGACCAGGAGGAGAACTTCTGGTCTCAGGCTCTGGAGGACTTGGAAACGTGCGGCCAGAGCGGCATCCTCAGGGAGCTGGAG GCAACCATTATGTCAGGTTCCAGCCTCAGTCTGAACCAcgaccccacccccccacgcaGCACACTGGGCCGACAGGCGAGCTTCCAGGAACGTAGCAACTCCAAACCGCAG GTGTCGGCGCGTTCCAACACCTTACCATCTGATCCTCAACGTCGTGCATTCGccatgaggaagatgaggcaGGAAGTCAATGACATCCTGAACCAGAACCCCGTGGAGCTCCACAAG ctgacTCTAGAGAAGGCCTCAGATCTGGAAGACTTTGGTTTTAGTGTCTCTGATGGTTTGTTGGATCGCGGTGTCTATGTTAGCAACATCCGTCCAGGAGGCCCAGCGGAGCAGGGTGGCCTCCAAGCCTACGACCGAATATTGCAG ATTAACCACGTCCGGACCAGAGACTTTGACTGCTGCCTTGTGGTTCCACTGATCGCAGAGTCTCCAAACCGCCTGGAGCTTGTCATCAGCCGAAACCCcgcctcctccccttccctgcTGACCAATCACACTGAAGGCACCGCCAACAACAGCCACTCCCCCCAGTCAATCAGCTGTGACCTCGGACCGTCTGAGCTCCCTATTGGACATGCAGAAGATGGCGTTCCAATCAAGTGGAGCCAACCTGGAGATGTGCTGATGGTGGGTCAGGTGACAAATAAGTCCTTATAG
- the grip1 gene encoding glutamate receptor-interacting protein 1 isoform X7 — protein MIAVSFKCRCQILRRVNKDEGPYSKHSAGSRTPDGALAIRRQSIPDEFRGCSVVELVKKEGTTLGLTVSGGIDKDGKPRVSNLRQGGIAARSDQLNVGDYIRAVNGINLAKFRHDEIISLLKNVGERVVLEVEYELPPVSVQGSGVIFKNVEVTLHREGNSFGFVIRGGAHEDRNKSRPIVITNIRPGGPADREGTIKPGDRLLSIDGIRLHGSTLAEAMSILKQCGQEATLLLEYDVSVMDSVATASGPLLVEVAKATGSSLGIALSTSMFCNKQVIVIDKVKPASIADRCGALHAGDHILSVDGKSMEFCSLAEATQLLSAACQTVRMEILPQHQARPALNAPQHVKVQRSPRTLPWETGGSAPVLPPYHYNTYHPDQSAARSHNRHPNNPSLSHSYSPGSMSAYSLSSLNMSTLPRNMYPTSPRGTLMKKKSKKKDFKSCSSLASSTVGLAGQVVHTETTEVMLLGDGIMGFGLQLQGGVFATETLSSPPLIAYIDPDSPAERCGILQIGDRILSINGVPTEDSTLEETNQLLRDSSITAQLTLEIEFDVAESVIPSSGTFHVKLPKKPGVELGITISSPSNRKPGDPLIISDIKKGSVAHRTGTLELGDKLLAIDNIRVENCSMEEAVQILQQCEELVKLKIQKDEDNSDEQEVSGSIIYTVELQRYGGPLGITISGTEEPFDPIIISSLTKGGLAERTGAIHVGDRILAINSSSLKGKPLSEAISLLQQAGETVTLKIKKQGELTSPKSCVIGQSLGPGAGHEHQDGREESVVTVPPLSSQRPFSTLPSVDSAVESWDGSNMDSSFTSPAPPFQSSPYSFHEWCNAKVTNSQSSSFTRPRANPLSDLGLGDDDWDRPPLGGVCNLPSGLISDSRFTVGHDGTEPDQEENFWSQALEDLETCGQSGILRELEATIMSGSSLSLNHDPTPPRSTLGRQASFQERSNSKPQVSARSNTLPSDPQRRAFAMRKMRQEVNDILNQNPVELHKLTLEKASDLEDFGFSVSDGLLDRGVYVSNIRPGGPAEQGGLQAYDRILQINHVRTRDFDCCLVVPLIAESPNRLELVISRNPASSPSLLTNHTEGTANNSHSPQSISCDLGPSELPIGHAEDGVPIKWSQPGDVLMVGQVTNKSL, from the exons ATGATCGCCGTGTCTTTTAAATGTCGCTGCCAGATCCTACGCAGGGTGAACAAAG ATGAAGGCCCGTACAGCAAACACTCAGCCGGGTCCAGAACCCCAGATGGAGCCCTGGCCATCAGGAGGCAGAGTATACCAG ATGAGTTTCGGGGGTGTTCAGTGGTGGAGCTGGTGAAGAAGGAGGGTACGACACTGGGGCTGACGGTGTCCGGAGGCATTGACAAGGACGGGAAACCGCGAGTTTCAAACCTGCGGCAGGGAGGCATCGCAGCCAG GAGCGACCAGCTGAACGTGGGCGACTACATCCGCGCCGTGAACGGAATCAACCTGGCGAAGTTCAGGCACGACGAGATCATCAGCCTGCTGAAGAACGTGGGAGAACgagtggtcctggaggtggagtACGAGCTGCCACCTGTGT CCGTGCAAGGGTCAGGGGTCATATTCAAGAATGTCGAAGTCACGCTGCACAGAGAGGGAAACAGTTTTGGCTTCGTCATCAGAG gcgGCGCTCATGAAGACAGGAACAAGTCTCGTCCCATTGTCATTACAAACATTAGGCCGGGCGGTCCAGCTGACCG AGAAGGAACGATCAAGCCGGGTGATCGATTGTTGAGCATCGATGGGATCCGTCTCCATGGCAGCACGCTGGCAGAGGCGATGAGTATTCTGAAGCAGTGTGGGCAGGAAGCCACGCTGTTGCTCGAGTACGACGTTTCCGTCATGG ATTCGGTTGCCACGGCATCGGGGCCATTGTTGGTGGAGGTTGCCAAGGCGACAGGCTCCAGCCTGGGCATCGCTCTGTCTACATCCATGTTCTGCAACAAACAGGTGATTGTCATCGACAAGGTGAAACCAGCCAGCATCGCAGACAG gtgtGGTGCTCTTCATGCTGGAGATCATATCCTCTCCGTTGATGGGAAGTCAATGGAGTTTTGCTCACTGGCTGAAGCCACTCAGCTGCTGTCGGCCGCCTGTCAGACAGTGCGCATGGAGATCCTGCCCCAGCACCAGGCCCGACCAGCGTTGAACGCACCACAGCATG TCAAGGTACAGCGTAGTCCCCGGACCCTCCCCTGGGAGACCGGAGGCTCCGcgcctgtcctccccccctaCCACTACAACACGTACCACCCTGACCAATCAGCTGCCAGATCGCACAACCGCCATCCCAACAACCCTT cgCTCAGCCACTCATACTCTCCTGGCTCCATGTCAGCCTATAGTCTCTCCTCCCTCAACATGAGCACACTGCCCAGGAACATGTATCCCACAAGTCCACGAGGCacactgatgaagaagaagtccaagaagaaggacttcAAAAGTTGCT CGTCTCTTGCCTCCTCCACTGTGGGTCTTGCCGGTCAGGTTGTTCACACTGAGACCACCGAAGTGATGTTGCTGGGTGACGGCATCATGGGGTTcggcctgcagctgcaggggggAGTTTTTGCCACGGAAACTCTCTCCTCACCGCCGCTCATCGCATATATCGATCCCGACAGCCCCGCTGAGCG gtgtGGAATCCTGCAGATTGGTGACAGGATTCTGTCAATAAATGGAGTTCCTACTGAAGATTCAACTCTGGAAGAAACCAATCAGCTGCTCAGAGACTCGTCCATCACAGCCCAGCTCACACTTGAGATTGAATTCGATGtggcag AATCAGTCATCCCCAGTTCTGGGACGTTTCATGTAAAGCTTCCAAAGAAACCAGGAGTGGAGCTGGGAATCACAATCAGCT CTCCATCTAACAGGAAACCAGGTGATCCACTGATCATCTCTGACATCAAAAAAGGCAGCGTGGCTCACAG GACGGGAACGTTGGAActgggggacaagctgctgGCCATCGATAACATCCGTGTGGAAAACTGCTCCATGGAGGAGGCCGTTCAGATCCTGCAGCAGTGTGAGGAGCTGGTGAAACTCAAGATCCAAAAAGATGAAGACAACTCAG ATGAACAGGAAGTATCAGGCAGCATCATCTATactgtggagctgcagaggtaTGGAGGCCCACTGGGAATCACCATCTCAGGCACCGAGGAGCCCTTTGACCCCATCATCATCTCATCGCTGACCAAGGGGGGGCTGGCAGAgag GACTGGTGCCATCCACGTGGGTGATCGTATCTTAgccatcaacagcagcagcctgaagggGAAACCTCTGAGCGAAGCCATCAGTCTGCTGCAGCAGGCGGGCGAGACAGTCACCCTGAAGATCAAGAAGCAGGGAGAAC TGACCAGTCCAAAGTCCTGTGTGATTGGACAAAGCCTAGGCCCAGGCGCGGGGCACGAGCACCAGGATGGGAGGGAGGAGTCTGTCGTCACAGTCCCGCCTCTCTCCAGCCAGAGACCCTTCAGCACGCTGCCGTCGGTGGACAGCGCCGTGGAATCGTGGGACGGATCCAACAtggacagcagcttcaccagcCCGG ctccaCCCTTTCAGTCATCTCCATACAGTTTCCATGAGTGGTGCAACGCCAAGGTGACCAACAGCCAATCATCTTCTTTCACTCGCCCGAGAGCCAATCCCCTATCGGACCTGGGACTGGGTGATGATGACTGGGACCGCCCCCCGCTCGGAGG AGTCTGTAACCTCCCCAGCGGTTTAATCTCTGACAGCAG GTTCACTGTGGGACACGATGGGACAGAACCAGACCAGGAGGAGAACTTCTGGTCTCAGGCTCTGGAGGACTTGGAAACGTGCGGCCAGAGCGGCATCCTCAGGGAGCTGGAG GCAACCATTATGTCAGGTTCCAGCCTCAGTCTGAACCAcgaccccacccccccacgcaGCACACTGGGCCGACAGGCGAGCTTCCAGGAACGTAGCAACTCCAAACCGCAG GTGTCGGCGCGTTCCAACACCTTACCATCTGATCCTCAACGTCGTGCATTCGccatgaggaagatgaggcaGGAAGTCAATGACATCCTGAACCAGAACCCCGTGGAGCTCCACAAG ctgacTCTAGAGAAGGCCTCAGATCTGGAAGACTTTGGTTTTAGTGTCTCTGATGGTTTGTTGGATCGCGGTGTCTATGTTAGCAACATCCGTCCAGGAGGCCCAGCGGAGCAGGGTGGCCTCCAAGCCTACGACCGAATATTGCAG ATTAACCACGTCCGGACCAGAGACTTTGACTGCTGCCTTGTGGTTCCACTGATCGCAGAGTCTCCAAACCGCCTGGAGCTTGTCATCAGCCGAAACCCcgcctcctccccttccctgcTGACCAATCACACTGAAGGCACCGCCAACAACAGCCACTCCCCCCAGTCAATCAGCTGTGACCTCGGACCGTCTGAGCTCCCTATTGGACATGCAGAAGATGGCGTTCCAATCAAGTGGAGCCAACCTGGAGATGTGCTGATGGTGGGTCAGGTGACAAATAAGTCCTTATAG